In Candidatus Binatia bacterium, the genomic stretch GGCGAAGCTCGAAAGCTTCATCGAGCGGCGAGCGCTTTTGGCCAACCTCTACCGCCGGCGGTTCGAAAAAATCGACGGGATCGAGCCTCTCGGTTTGGTTTCGTATGCGCACGAGCACGCGTGGCACATTTTTGTCGTCCAGTTGGAGCTAGAGCGGTTGACGATCGGCCGGGACCGGTTCTTGGAAATTCTCAAGGAGCGGAACATCGGCACCGGAGTCCATTTTCCCGCAGTCCACCTGCAACCTTATTATAAGGAGAGGTGGGGGTACTGCCCCGGCGATTGTCCGAACGCAGCGAAAGCTTCGGAACGGATTCTTTCCTTGCCGCTCTTTCCCACAATGAATGAGAACGACGTGCACGACGTTGTGGAAACCGTTGCAGAGTTATTGGACGAGCACCGAAAGGATTGAACATGCCGATTTACGAATATCTTTGCCTGGCCTGCAAAAAACCTTTCTCTTTTCTGGTCGGAGTAGTGGCCGATTCCGGCGAGCCGGAGTGCACGCGCTGCGGCGGCAAGAAACTCCGCAAGCTCATCTCGCGCGTCGCGCGGGTGCGATCCAAGGAAGCCTCGCTGGAAAACCTCGCCGACCCGAGCAAGCTCGGCGACA encodes the following:
- a CDS encoding zinc ribbon domain-containing protein — its product is MPIYEYLCLACKKPFSFLVGVVADSGEPECTRCGGKKLRKLISRVARVRSKEASLENLADPSKLGDMDDPKAMASWAKEMGKTMGEETGEEFGDEFDEM